DNA sequence from the Daphnia carinata strain CSIRO-1 chromosome 8, CSIRO_AGI_Dcar_HiC_V3, whole genome shotgun sequence genome:
CCGATTTCTGGACTCATTTTGCAACCAACTGAATCCGGTTGATATACAGTTGTGCCTTCCTAAGTTGTCCGGAGTTCGTCGTTTCGCCACCGCCGGAGTAGTTTGGACCCTTTTCGtggtaattaaaaaaaaaaataattcataaagtaaatcttttaaaaagtaaatctTTTCAAGTGTAACAGTCAAGCCATTTGCGCAACATACGTGGAGCTCGTGGAAAGTAACAGGAAACATTCTATCTCTCTACTTGAAAGACTACAGCAATTCATTCGTCTCGAGAGTTATATGATTTTAGATGTGTCTGTGGTAATCTTTTGCACCTGCGGGGAACTGTTGGTCATCTTTTATCGACAATTGGCTGAAGAAGTAATTGTTCGTCCGTcttcaaaagaatttttccgcTTCTCATCCATTTCAACTCAACTATCGGGAGCTACTGCCTTTCTGCGGACTCAGTTTTCTACAGTTTTGTTGATCAACTGCATTCATTCGTCCGTCTGCCTTCTTCTGTTTTCTGATGCATTTATATCTGAACTTCGGAATCCTAACTTGAAGATTACTGCACTTTGGACCTCTATCACTTTGGTTGATTGCCTAGTTCGCTTATGGTTGATATGCCATACTGCcgacaaaattttcaatgcCGTAAAATattgtgtttattttaatttcaagtAAGccagtaattatttttttttcttagaatcAACGATGCATTCGTAGCCTGAGATGTCTGAGAGACTGTACCATATTGGATATTAACCCTTCGTATCAGCGCAGTCAGGTAGAATGTCACAAACAGcgatctcttttattttttgtttacctccATTGTACCCAATTATTAGATTACATTGGCGATAGTGGAAATTCCCAGGACGCTGCAACACTTCAAGTTGTTCGGGATGATCACGTTGTCAAAGCAACTCGTTCTTGGGGTATGATTTTAACAAACTTTCTGCTTATTTTGCATACTATCGATTTTTTGATTACTTTTAACAGGTATTGGAGACAACCGCAGCTTACATAATAATGTTAAACGAATTAAAAAGTTAGAAGTAGATGTAagttaaatgtttttttttaactaatgCTTAATACTGTTTTACGTACTTGTAACTTGACACTGcaaaaacaactttttaaGGATTTTTCTATAGGAATTTCAAGCGGGTTGGACTCCTTTTAATTGTCATGTCATATAGATATGGAATTATTTCGTGGCAAACGGAATTGTTATTAGCACACAATAGCCGACGTAGTATAATCTCGTGCTAAATATAAATATGGACATGTATTCACGTTGCTGTACATCCATAAAAATGTTGATAAAGCGTTTCATATCGCAGAGAAAAGATAAAACGGTGGGAGCGTGGATACGCCATTGGCATACAGACATACGCCTAATGCAAAAGTTTATATTTTCCTGCTGCTTCAGctatttttttagttgtatGGAGATCGTTGATTTAGTTTTTCCTCAGACCTGCTGCTGTTTGGTTGTTTCCTGAGGCAGCAGCCATTGTACGACGATGGGCAACAAATCAATCGCTTTGCTACTAGGTGCAACATCAgcagtattttttgtttttggtatgttttgaaaaaaattgtttatttagCAGTTACATCTATTAACGTTGTATTTTATATGAATATATATGAAACAGGTGCTTTAATTGGAGTCTATGTcattgaagaaaataagaatgCTTTTGTTACGTTGGATGTCAAGCCTTTGCTAATTGATGAAATTTCAGCTGAGAAAATTAGTGCAAACCTCAAGTCAGAAACTATTGTTACATGTTTGACCCTAAAAATATCTTAAAGTAATGTTTTTGCATCAAATTTCCGCATACTCAGACACCTGACTAGTGTTCCACATGTTGCCGGAACGGAACAAGATTTGCTACAAGCGGAGTGGGTGCGGGATCGTTTCCTCGAATCCGGACTCGATGAGGCCCACACGGTGCCCTACGATGTGTTACTTTCTTATCCACGACATGGGGTGGTCAACACAGTGCAGCTGATTGATGAAAAGAATCAAGTTAATTTTACGACGGCCGGTCGCCAGCCTCCTCTCGGCACGCCACAGGATTCTTACGACAAAGTATTGCTGAATTTCAACGCATACTCGGGAAATGGCATCGCTGAAGTAATTGTTTCtacataaaatatttgtttaaatAGTAAAGTAATTCATTTGATTCTTTCCACCTTACAGGACAACATTGTTTATGCTTATTACGGTCGAGACGTAGATTATGAAGAACTACAAAAACGTGGAGTTAACGTTACGGGACATATTGTCTTGGTGCGTTATGGCGCCATTTTCCGGGGATCGAAAGTTAGTATTATCTGAACAAATACCACGCCCAACTATAGTGATTTCTTTTAAGGATTATAAGATTTGCGATTACTTTATAGGTTGTGATTGCCGCCAAATGGGGTGCAATTGGAGTCATCTTATTCACCGATCCTATAGATAAGGCAATAGAAGGCCGAAATTTTACGTTTCCAGATAGCTGGTGGTTACCTGGCATGGGAGTCGAAAGCGGCTCTCTCTATGTAGTAGATGGTGATCCCTTAACCCCTGCTTATCCAGCGATAGGTAAAATAGACAAATTTTGAATGTCTGAAGTGGGATCGTTTATTAATCTGCTGTTATTAAAATGCAGAAAGTGCATTTCGTTtaaaagaggaagaacagGCCAACTTGCCAAGAATTCCCGTTCAACCAGTTGGTTATGATGAAGCTGAAATATTGCTCCGTAGCATATCGTGTGAGAATCCTGCCCCACAGGAATGGGCCGGTCTCCTCGATACGCGCTACTGCCTTGGTCCTAAGCCGCTCAACACCGGCTGGAAAGTCCGGATTAACGTCAGTACTACCAATGAAATGAGAAGAACATATAACACCATAGGAATCTTACGCGGATCAGTCGAAGGGGGTAAAATATTAATTACAGATGATTAAattgtaaatgtttttaattattattgtGTTAACTAGATCGCTACGTTTTGCTGGGAAACCACCGTGACGCTTGGACATTTGGTGCGTTAGATCCTTCTAGCGGAACAGCGTCTATGATTGAAGTCGTCCGCGCCCTTGGATAcatcatgaaaaataaaagtatgcATCCCTTTTCAACGTGTCACACTTGAAATTACGTTATATTTGAAAACAGATTGGAGACCACGACGAACCATGGTGTTCTGCAGTTGGGGAGCAGAAGAATTCGGTTTGATTGGTTCCTATGAATGGACTCAGCAGTTTGCTAAAGTATTGAGCCAAAGGGCCGTGGCTTATCTGAACGTAGACGTGGCAGTCGGCGGTAATAAAGCAATTAAAATTGCGCAAACTCTTGccattttcataattttttacgttttaccTTCAGGAAATCAAACCCTCCGCGGCTCAGCTTACCCTATGCTTAAAAATCTAGTGATTGAATCATCTAAGCTCGTTCCTAATCCTAACGCTGCTGAGATAGCTGCTGGTAGGACAACTGTCTTTGATACCTGGGCGAAAAATGCTCCAGACGCGAATAAGCCTGGCCAACCTGCGTAAGGAAAAACCGAATTACTATACTTCCCTTAAGCAAATACGTATTATAGCAGCATTCTTATTCCTTAAGGGTTGGTAACATGGGTGGTGGCAGTGATTTTGCCCCGTTTGCCTACGTCGTTGGAACACCTACCACAGATTTCGGCTATACCGTAAGACGAATATTAGGGCTTTCTTAATGTAAATTTTATACTTTCCATCTTTTGCTTAGGCCCCGTATTCCTACCCAACTTACCACACACTTTACGACAACTACCAATTAGCTAGTGAGATTGTGGATCGTGGTTTCGTACATCACCAAGCAGTAGCGAGAATGTGGGCAGTTGCAGCTGCTGAGCTCGCTGATGCTACAATTTTACCCTTTGATATAAAATCCTACGCAGCTTTCTTAAACGATTCGCTAAATGCACTAGAAGATAAATATGATGAGCAGCTTCAACAGAACAATGCAACTTTCAGTTCGAAACTAATTCTTTTGTAAACCTAATTCTTTCCAAacttaaattcatttttaacttttcAGAATACTTTCGTGCCTCCGTCGATTCCTTTAGCAAAGCTACCAAGGATTTTAAGGAGAAAACTTTGAATACCGTAAATCTAGAAAATCCATTAGAAGTTAGGCGCGTTAATGACAGACTTGCTCAGCTGGAACGCTTCTTCATCGACCCTAAAGGATTGCCTGACCGTCCTGAAACCAAGTTTGATACATAATATCTTGTTTGATAAGAACAATTTAAcctattcaaatttttctatCCAATAGCCATATCGTTTTCTCTGTTAGCGCTAACAACGCCTATGGATCTGACACGTTCGCCGGATTAGTAGACTTGCTCTTGGAAGTGGGCAATAAGACGGACGCCCAGGATCCAGTTACTTGGAATAAGATTCGCCAACATTTATCAGTTATTGCTTTCTTGATTGGCGAAGCTGCTCGTTCGCTAAGCGACAATTTATGGTAATATTTTTCTAATTCAAATTTGCGTTAGACGTAAAATTCTGGTACCAAATTGTGCCATTTCCCCCCCATAAGATTGGTCATATTTCTAATTCTTTATCTTGATTAAACTGTACCTGTTAACTAATGCTCATCATTTCGGAGAGTCTGTGGTTTAATTAGAGTACGGGATTTAATGTCGTTGCTGCCTTCGCCAAATGTGGTTGCGTTTTTGGCAGAGATACCAAACTTGAAGACGGAATAGAAACCTGAGTTAATGATGATGTGTCGCCATTCGCAAGTGGGTGCAAGCTCGGATTCCTGTTTAACGTTTAAATTGCAAATTCTTTGAGGTAGTATGCATTCAAACGACCTTAATTCGTCTCTATGATTACAAGGCGAACTCATTAACCCTGAAGCCGGAAGATGTGACTTCTACTTTCGTAATTCACAAGTTCAACTAACGCGTAGTTCGGCTTGATCGCCAACTGTGTATGGTTGACGGAATTTTGAAAGTTCGTCGCATTCTTTGTCACGTCTCCACGTATTGTTGACTTGTTGCTAATCGTACATCGGTTCGAAATTTCTTAATTGGGTATTTCCAAAACTAAAATTAAAGCTTATTAGGAAGGAGAGCACGCGCGAGCCTTAGCTGGTGGCGCGGCACGTGAGCTCGCACTTTTTAATGTACAACCTTGTCCAACCAATAGAAAATAAGCGCGATTCCAAGTTAAAAGGTCCCAATTTGGTGCAGTGCCTGACAGAATTATCAGAGATGTGGTCGAATCAAGACTTGTCGGAAACGAAAACGATGCTGGAGCCCAGCAAAAAATCGGAATATTGGATTGTGGGAATTGCTTTGATCATTTTCTTCACTTCAGGTACGCATATCATTCGTATTGCAATGTGATCATAACGCTGAATTTAATAATTCTTAATTTTATTTACtgtgaaatatttcaaaaggCATTTTGATTGGTCGATATGGAACCAGCCATGACAGCCAACATGTGGTGGATGTCAAGCAGTTGGTAATTGACCAGATATCTACAGATCAAATAAGCTCCAATCTAAGGTATAACTTTTAAATGATAATTATCCagtaaaaaacaagttttcaaTTCTGATATTTTTCTTAACAGATATTTGACAACAACTCCTCATGTAGCTGGAACGGCTCAGGATTTGTTGCAAGCTGAATGGATGAGAGATCGTTTTCTCGAAGCGGGACTGGACGAAGCCAAAACGGTACCTTACGACGTTTTATTGTCGTATCCTCTGCCAGGAATAATGAATAAAGTTTCCCTGATCGACGACCGTGGCAGAATTAATTATACAACAGCTGGTCGTCAACCGCCCCTTGGATCTCCCGAAGAATATTCAGACGACATCATGCATAACTTTAACGCGTTCTCGGCTAGTGGTGTAGTTGAGGTTGCCTTATAGCATAACTTACATCACTTTTactagattttttaaaagaagaatatcTGTTCATGCAGGGAAATGTTGTCTACGTTCATTACGGCCGCAAAAAGGATTACGAGTACTTACTGTCGCGAGGAATAAATGTGTCTGGTCACATTGCACTTGTTCGATTAGGAGCGATTTTTCGTGGATCCAAGGTAAaggcatattttttttcttaatcaaTGGTAAACGTTAGAgtttattcctttttcttgccaGGTGGAATTAGCTGAAAGATACGGTGCAATTGGAGCGATTCTATTTTCTGATCGAATTGAGAAAACGAGTCAAAATCGTAATTTTACCTATCCTGATAGCTGGTGGATGCCGGGCACTGGAGCCGAGTATGGTCACGTCGGCCGCTTTCGAGGCGGTGACCTGTTGACGCCCTACTATCCGGCTATTGGTAGCTAACTAGTACAATTATTATAATGCATATTTACTAAGGTACATATCTTTTCGTTGCCATGGTGTAGAAAGCGCTTTCAGAATCAATGAAGAAAATCACCCAGGTCTGCCTAAAATTCCTGTACTGGCGATAGGTTATGAAGAGGCCGAAGTAATTCTTAGGCACATCTCCCCCGAAAACCCTGCGCCCACGAAATGGAACGGCAAAATGGATGCACCCTATAATATTGGACCCAATCTTCGCAATCCTGGATGGAAAGTTAGGTTAGACGTCAGCATAGCTAATGAAAGGAGAACCACTTTCAATACAATAGGAATTTTAAAAGGATCAGTCGAAGATGGTATAATGTTTAAAATCCTCCAAAAATGCCGCGGTAATTATTATATACTTGAATAGATCGCTATGTCATATTGGGAAATCACCGCGATGCCTGGACATTTGGAGCATTGGACCCGTCAAGTGGCACGGCGTCTATGATTGAAATCGCAAGGGTTTTTGGAAACATAAAACGCGAACAAAGTTTGCCCACATCACGTATTAGATGTCATGTTTCTTTCTAACTTGGTTTATTCTGAACTGCAGATTGGCGACCACGTAGGACAATAGTGTTCTGTAGCTGGGGTGCTCATGAATATGGATTAGTTGGATCATATGAATGGACCCAGCAACACGCAAAAGTTCTTAACCAAAGAGCTGTGGCGTATCTTAACGTAGACACTGCCGTCAGTGGTAAGCAAGAATGCGTGGCATGTACACAGAACAGCCTTACttgaacatttttgttttaattcgtTTGACAATATAGGTAACCGCACTCTCTTTGGCAACGCTTTTCCCACCTTGAAGCATTTGTTGGTCGATACAGCTAAACTTATACCGAATCCAAATGTTAATGAAGTAAAGTTTGGTCGGGAAACAGTCTTCGATACATGGATAACGCAATCGCGAGATCGAGATGTTGTTGATCAACCATCGTAATAGTTAGAAATTAATATAAAATTATAATTGAAGTCATCgttaaaatttgatttcagGATAGGAAATCTTGGTGGTGGCAGCGATTTTGAAGGATTTTCTTACGTCGTCGGGATACCAGCAGTTGATTTTGGCTACATGGTATGCTATTAGCACAAGTTATAATTAATCTATTAATCTGagtccaattttttttttgtaaagacAAACGGTGCTTACCCGACCCGATATTCCTTGTACGATAGTTATCATTTGGCAAGCAACATTGTTGATAGAGGATTTGTTCACCATCAAGCTGTGGCACGAATGTGGGCTGTCATGGCTATTACGCTGTCTGATTCTACTATTCTGCCATTTGATGTTTTAGCTTACGCATCCTACCTGAATCAATCACTAAGTTTGCTGCAAAGTCGATACGGAGGCGTTTTACTTCAGAACGGCGTTTCGCTAAGTATAAGATACGAAACTCGTTGGTTAAATTACTGCacgaattttgaaattttgaaattttttagaaCACGTACGAGTTTCCCTTGATCATTTCGTATTCGCTGTAAAGAATTTCAACGATAACGTACTGAAGAATGTTGATCATTCTGATAGTATGGCAGTGCGGCGAATCAACGATAAGCTCATGTATTTGGAACGCTTCTTCATTGACCCGAAAGGCTTACCTGAGCATCCTGAAACTAAGTTAGATTGGAAAATTCCAGGTCCAAAAAGGCATTGCGTTATAATGTTTTTACCGTTTATTACCTAGTCATATCGTATTCTCGACAAGCACCAGCGATTCCCATACGTTCAGCACTTTTGCCGGCCTTGTGGATCTGATCGTAAAAGTGGGAAATA
Encoded proteins:
- the LOC130704232 gene encoding N-acetylated-alpha-linked acidic dipeptidase 2-like, whose amino-acid sequence is MGNKSIALLLGATSAVFFVFGALIGVYVIEENKNAFVTLDVKPLLIDEISAEKISANLKHLTSVPHVAGTEQDLLQAEWVRDRFLESGLDEAHTVPYDVLLSYPRHGVVNTVQLIDEKNQVNFTTAGRQPPLGTPQDSYDKVLLNFNAYSGNGIAEDNIVYAYYGRDVDYEELQKRGVNVTGHIVLVRYGAIFRGSKVVIAAKWGAIGVILFTDPIDKAIEGRNFTFPDSWWLPGMGVESGSLYVVDGDPLTPAYPAIESAFRLKEEEQANLPRIPVQPVGYDEAEILLRSISCENPAPQEWAGLLDTRYCLGPKPLNTGWKVRINVSTTNEMRRTYNTIGILRGSVEGDRYVLLGNHRDAWTFGALDPSSGTASMIEVVRALGYIMKNKNWRPRRTMVFCSWGAEEFGLIGSYEWTQQFAKVLSQRAVAYLNVDVAVGGNQTLRGSAYPMLKNLVIESSKLVPNPNAAEIAAGRTTVFDTWAKNAPDANKPGQPAVGNMGGGSDFAPFAYVVGTPTTDFGYTAPYSYPTYHTLYDNYQLASEIVDRGFVHHQAVARMWAVAAAELADATILPFDIKSYAAFLNDSLNALEDKYDEQLQQNNATFKYFRASVDSFSKATKDFKEKTLNTVNLENPLEVRRVNDRLAQLERFFIDPKGLPDRPETNHIVFSVSANNAYGSDTFAGLVDLLLEVGNKTDAQDPVTWNKIRQHLSVIAFLIGEAARSLSDNLW
- the LOC132088211 gene encoding uncharacterized protein LOC132088211, whose translation is MTDYADMTGLRNRFNGSASGLHRLLRFLGLDSATGSSKWKTKLCGSIVFLVMSQAGLYVFVIRSLPHFKGFLVKLIASIILFDRFTRFFSVCSIHLVLLLKLNRFLDSFCNQLNPVDIQLCLPKLSGVRRFATAGVVWTLFVCNSQAICATYVELVESNRKHSISLLERLQQFIRLESYMILDVSVVIFCTCGELLVIFYRQLAEEVIVRPSSKEFFRFSSISTQLSGATAFLRTQFSTVLLINCIHSSVCLLLFSDAFISELRNPNLKITALWTSITLVDCLVRLWLICHTADKIFNANQRCIRSLRCLRDCTILDINPSYQRSQITLAIVEIPRTLQHFKLFGMITLSKQLVLGVLETTAAYIIMLNELKS
- the LOC130704230 gene encoding N-acetylated-alpha-linked acidic dipeptidase 2-like — encoded protein: MYNLVQPIENKRDSKLKGPNLVQCLTELSEMWSNQDLSETKTMLEPSKKSEYWIVGIALIIFFTSGILIGRYGTSHDSQHVVDVKQLVIDQISTDQISSNLRYLTTTPHVAGTAQDLLQAEWMRDRFLEAGLDEAKTVPYDVLLSYPLPGIMNKVSLIDDRGRINYTTAGRQPPLGSPEEYSDDIMHNFNAFSASGVVEGNVVYVHYGRKKDYEYLLSRGINVSGHIALVRLGAIFRGSKVELAERYGAIGAILFSDRIEKTSQNRNFTYPDSWWMPGTGAEYGHVGRFRGGDLLTPYYPAIESAFRINEENHPGLPKIPVLAIGYEEAEVILRHISPENPAPTKWNGKMDAPYNIGPNLRNPGWKVRLDVSIANERRTTFNTIGILKGSVEDDRYVILGNHRDAWTFGALDPSSGTASMIEIARVFGNIKREQNWRPRRTIVFCSWGAHEYGLVGSYEWTQQHAKVLNQRAVAYLNVDTAVSGNRTLFGNAFPTLKHLLVDTAKLIPNPNVNEVKFGRETVFDTWITQSRDRDVVDQPSIGNLGGGSDFEGFSYVVGIPAVDFGYMTNGAYPTRYSLYDSYHLASNIVDRGFVHHQAVARMWAVMAITLSDSTILPFDVLAYASYLNQSLSLLQSRYGGVLLQNGVSLKHVRVSLDHFVFAVKNFNDNVLKNVDHSDSMAVRRINDKLMYLERFFIDPKGLPEHPETNHIVFSTSTSDSHTFSTFAGLVDLIVKVGNNTEVDDPDTWTKIRHHLSVIAFLIGEAGRSLNGDF